The segment CAGGAAGGCGAACAACACCATCAGGTAGATGATGGAGTAGTTGAACATCTTCATCGGGAAGAAATCGTCGGTGGACGAGAACAACCGCACCGCGTACCAGAGGAAGCCGATGCCGAGCACTACGGCGCCGAACAGGTAGATGAGGCCGTTCATGCCGGTAAGGAACGGCAGCAGGGTCACCAGGAACAACAGCACCGTGTAGAAGAGGATGTGCCAGCGGGTGAACGTCACGCCGTGGGTCACCGGCAGCATCGGCACCTGCGCGCGCGAGTAGTCATCCACGCGGAAGATGGCCAGCGCCCAGAAGTGCGGCGGCGTCCACACGAAGATGATCAGCAGCAGCTGCAGCGCGTACGGGTGCAGCGAACCGGTAACCGCCGTCCAGCCCAGCACCGGCGGTGCGGCGCCAGCGAGTCCGCCGATGACGATGTTCTGCGGTGTCGCGCGCTTCAGGTAAGCGGTGTAGATCACCGCGTAACCGATCAGCGAGAAGAACGTCAGCACCGCGGTGAGCATGTTGACCAGCAGCACGAGCACCAGCATCGAGACGATGCCCAGGCTCATCGCAAACACGAACACCTGCATCGGCGTCAGCTCGCCCGTGGCCAGCGGACGGTGCGACGTGCGCGCCATCAGCTTGTCGATGCGCTGGTCGATCAGGTGGTTGAATGCCGCCGCCGAGGCCGAGGCCAGCCAGATGCCGAGCGTGCCGAAGAGGCCCGACTGCCAGGTGGGGAGCACGCGGTTGCCATCGCTATCGACCGCCAGGAACATGCCGATGACCGCACAGAACACCAGCAACGCGACGACGCGCGGCTTGGTCAGCTCCAGGTATTGCTTGAACTTGGTCACGGGGTCTCCGACGGAAGTCGCTGCGTGCTGGCCAGGGCCGCAAGCAGGGTAAACAGCAGCAGCGCGGCCACGCCATTGTGCGCCGTCGCCATGGGCAGCGGCAGGCCAAGGTGCACATTGCCGATGCCGAGCAACACCTGCGCCACGAGCACCACGGCCACGGCGATGCCCACCTTACGCAGGCCCGCACGCGCCAGCTTGTGCGAAAGCCACGCCAGGTAAAGGAAGGTCACCGCGGCACCGATGCGGTGCGCGAGCTGGATGGCGCTGCGTGCGGCCATGTCGAGCACGCCGCCTTCGTAGTTCACGCCGATGCCACGCCACAGGACGAAGGCCTCGGGGAAGTCCGTCTGCGGCCACCACGCACCCATGCACTTCGGGAAATCCGTGCCGCAGGCCAGGGCGGCGTAGTTGGAACTCGTCCAGCCACCGAGGGTGATCTGGCACACCAGCACCACGATGCCGATAGCCACCGGCACGCGCAGCGCGGCGTAGCGCCCGTCCGTCGCGCCCACGCCCCACCAGCGCAACGCGGCCCAGGCCAGCAGGGCGAACGTGGCCATGCCGCCCAGCAGGTGGCCAGTGACGACGATGGGCTTCACCAGCAGGGTCACCGTCCACATGCCGAGCATGGCCTGGAAAATGATGACCGCGAGCGCGGCGACACCGACGCGCCATGCGCCCGGCCGGTCAAGCGTTGCGGCGGCGAACAAGGGCAGCGCAATCGCCAGCGCGGAGAGCACCGACGAGATGACGTGCTCGCCGCGGATATACATGACCACGCCCACGGCCGCGAACACCGCGGCGACGAGCACGGCTGCCACGGCCGCCTTGCGGCGCCAGGCCGCGATCAGCGCGATGGCCAGCACCATGAAGCCCAGGCTACCGGCGAGGAAGCGGTGGACCTGCTCGCGCCAGGCCTTGTGCGTTTCGTACGGGCGATCCGGGAAGGCCTGGTTGGCCTGCGCGATGTCCTGTGCGTGGCCGGGCCAGGTGACCTTGCCGTAGCAGGTCGGCCAGTCCGGGCACGACAGCCCTGCGTTGGAAAGGCGCACGAACGCACCAAACATCACCACGCCGAACGCGAACAGCGCGGCGAGGAGAGCGAGCGTGCGCAGGGTTTTCACGGCACGGGGCGACATCAGCGGATCACCTTCTGCAGGTCTTTACGCAGGCCACTCGGATCAAACCCGGCGGGATACCAGGCAAGCGCGGTGGCATTGGATTCCACCAGCACGGCGGACACCGTGTCCGGCGTGGTCGGGCGGAACGGCGCGAACGTCGCCTCGCCGCCGCTGCCGATGGCGTAATCGGCCATCACGGCCTGCGCGTCGGCGGTGGTCGGCACGGTACCCACGTACAGCAGGCGCAGGCGATCCGCGTTGCGATTGAGCACGATGCGGGCATTGCGCATCAGCGCCAGGGTTTTCAGGCATTCGGCGGCGCAGGCGGGGCCCGGAAGCACCACCAGCGTGAGGCGCGGCTCGCTGTCGCGCCAGGCCCACGGCTTGCCGGCCACGTCCACGCGCACGCTTTCGAAGCTGCGCTGCGGCAGGATCGGCTGCCCGTTGCCCTTGCCCTGCGGCTGCCAGTCGGTGAGCGTGAGGATGCCCGCGGCCACGATGGGCGCAAGGAACACCAGCATGATCAGCACCAGCTTCAGGCGGCCGCTACGGGTGGCGTTGGCTTGGGATTCGCTCATGGGTTCTCGTTGCGCGGGCGGCGCCGCCGGTTGCGGTGGAGAAGGACGAAGATCACGACCGCGGCGAGCGCGAAGGTGAACCACTGGAAGGCGTACGCGCGATGGCGCGCCGGCGGCATCACCGCCGGCGTCCATTCGCGGGCGTAGATCGAGGCCGGGTCGGTGTCGAGCAGCAACACGCGAGGATACAGCGAGCGATGCAGGTCAGCGGCGACTTCGCCCAGGTCGACATAAACCAGGGTCTTGTCGGGCCCCTTCTGCTCCGGGAGGCGATCGCCACCGAGGCGAATGCCGACACCCGGAGGGGGCACGTAGAGGCCAAGCAAGGTCGCCGGTGCTTCGGGCACGGGTGGCAGCTTCGGCAAGCTTCCCGCTTCCCGTGGCAGGAAGCCCTGGTCCACCAGCACCGCGTGGTTGTCGCCCTTCGGAAGGAAGGGCACGTAAACGTGCACGCCGGCCTGGCCCGCCCGGGTCTGGTCGTCCAGCACGTAGCGGTGGCCCGGGAGGTAGACGCCCGAAAGGGCCACGCGGGGGTAGCGATCCGCCGGCGGCGCGCTGGCGATGCTGGCAAAATCCTCCACGGGCGCCTCGCTGGCTGCGGCGTAGCGCCGCAGGAGCTCGTCCTTTTCGTCAGCCCGATCCAGCTGCCACACGCCCAGGCGCGTAAAAAGCAGCACGCCGGCCACCGTCAGTGCGACAGCGAACCACGTCGGGCGGCGCAGCAAGCTCATGCAAAGCCCCGCGCGGCCACGGCTATACTCGGATTGTCGCAATGAAGCGGAACGGTCACGTGGAAACCATCTACAAATACGCGCTGGTGGTCCTGCTCCTGGTGGTGCTCTTTAACCTGGGCCAGGCGCTGTTCTTCATGATGACCGACAAGGGCCAGAGCAAGCGCACCGTCTGGGCGCTCACCCGCCGCATCGGCCTTTCGCTGCTGCTCATCGCCATGGTGGCCCTGGGCATCTTCATGGGGTGGCTGCACCCCCATGACGTCGGCCAATTCTAACCCGCCCCCACCAGCCACCAAGGCGCGCCGCCGCAAACTGCGGCAATCGGCCCCATGGCCCTGCCGCTTAGCCCACCAGGGCGGCCATCACGTTCTGCGGATCGTTGCGGATAGCGCGCAGCAGGGCCCTCGCCGGCCCGGTGGGCTCGCGCCGTCCCTGCTCCCAGTTACGGAGCGTTCCCACGTCCACATCGAGCACCTTGGCGAAATTTGGCTGGGATAGCCCGGTGGATTCGCGGATAGCCTTGATGGTGGTCGGGTCGACCTGGAACTCGCGCGATGGCGCGCGCTTTCCACGGTGGATTTCGTCCATCTGCTGGACGCTTTCGAGCAGTTCATCGAAAAAAGTGGTCATGGCGGTTGATTCCATTGTTCGACGATTTTTCGCAAAGTCGCACGTTGTTCGGACGTCAGGTCGTCCCGCTCGTTCTTCGCGTAAATCAGAAGCATGCCAACGCGAGCATGCTGTCCAAAGTAATAGTAGATGACGCGCGCGCCACCGCTCTTTCCCCGACTCGCCATGGCGACACGAACCTTGCGGAGGCCACCGGTGCCTTCGATGAGGTCGCCTGCGTCGGGGTGAAGCGTGAGGTGGTGTTGAAGCCGGGTGTACTGATCGTCATCGAGGAGATCCCGCACCCGCCGCGTGAACAGCGGGGTCTCGACGAAAGTCATGGTTGAATGGTGCGCCATTGACGCATATCTGTCAATGACGCACCCTCTGTGCGTGTGGCGTGATTCATGACTCTTCCTGGGAGATGGCGCATTGCGCGCCGGCCATGGAAGAGTCAACGACAAGCCATCGGGGGCCCAGTCGCCCTAACCCGCGCCGTCATGTCAGGGAATCGCGCAAAAAAAACCCCGCCGAGGCGGGGTTTTTTTCGCGGGCCCGGTGATCAGAGCACGTAGACGAAGAGGAACAGCGCCAGCCAGACCACGTCGACGAAGTGCCAGTACCACGCCACGGCTTCGAAGCCGAAGTGGTCGTCCTTCGTAAAGTGGCCCTTGGCGCAGCGCACCCAGATGATCGCCAGCATGATCGTGCCCAGCGTCACGTGCATGCCGTGGAAGCCGGTGAGCATGAAGAACGTCGCGCCGTAGACGCCGCTGCCCAGGGTCAGGTTGAAGTGCTCGTACGCTTCAGCGTACTCGTGCGCCTGGCAGAACAGGAACGTCGCGCCCAGCAGCACGGTGGCACCCAGGCCGATGAGCAGCGCCTTGCGGTGGCCCGCCTTCAGCGCATGGTGCGCGATGGTGATGGTGACGCCCGACGACAGCAGGATCAGCGTATTGAGCAGGGGCAGGCCCCATGCCGCGATGGTGTGGAACGAACCACCGATCTTGTCCGGGCCGCCGCCGCCCGAGGCACCCCAGGCCGCGCTGTAGTTTTCCCACACGAACTGGTGGGTAAGCACGCCGTGGCCTTCGCCGCCCAGCCAGGGCACCGAGAAGATGCGGGCGTAGAACAGCGCGCCGAAGAAGGCCCCGAAGAACATCACCTCGGAGAAGATGAACCACATCATGCCCATGCGGAACGAACGATCCACCTGGGTGTTGTAGCTGCCGGCCATCGATTCGTTGATGACCGAGCGGAACCACCCGAAGAACATGCCCAGGATCATGACCAGGCCGACCCAGAACACCGTCTTGCCAAAACCGGAATCGCCCGGTTCGGCATTGAGCCAGTGCGCCGCGCCGAACACGGTGACGAACATGGATACCGCGGCCACGATCGGCCACTGGCTCTTGCTCGGTACGTAATAAGCGTCTTGTTGCTGGTGACCCATGCTGGTTTCCCGTGGAAGTCGCTTTATGGCCGTTACAGCTTCAGCATCTGCACGATCGACAGGACGAAGATGCCGATGGCCACGCCGCCCGCGATCCACGCGGTGCGACGTGCGTGCCGGCGGCGCTCGTCCAACTGGATGTCGATCTTGCCGTTCATTGATCAGTGGTCCGTATGGCCGTGCGCCAGCTCGTCATCATGGATGACCGGCGGCACATCGAAGGTGTGGTGGGGCGCCGGCGACGGCACCGTCCACTCCAGGCCCTTGGCGCCTTCCCACGAGCGGTCCGCCGCCTTCTTCTTCGAGAAGTAGACGCAGTGGACGATGACGCCGAGGAAGATCAGCTGCGAGGCGCCGAACCAGAAGCCGCCGATGGAGCTGATCATGTTGAAGTTGGCGAAGGCCACGTTGTAATCCGGGATGCGTCGCGGCATGCCGGCCAGGCCAAGGAAGTGCTGCGGGAAGAACAACACGTTCACCGAGATGACGCTGGACCAGAAATGGATCTTGCCCCAGGTCTCGCTGTACATGTTGCCCGACCACTTCGGCAGCCAGTAGTACGCGGCGGCCATGATCGAGAAGGCGGCGCCGGTGACCAGCACGTAGTGGAAGTGGGCCACCACGAAGTACGTGTCGTGGTACTGGAAGTCAGCCGGGGCCAGCGCCAGCATCAGGCCGGAGAAGCCGCCGATGGTGAACAGGATGACGAACGCGATGGAGAACAGCATCGGCGTCTCGAAGGTCATCGAGCCGCCCCACATCGTGCTCACCCAGTTGAACACCTTCACGCCCGTCGGCACCGCGATGAGCATGGTGGCGTACATGAAGAAGATCTCGGCGCCCATCGGCAGGCCCACGGCGAACATGTGGTGGGCCCAGACGATGAACGAGAGGAACGCGATGGAGGCGATGGCGAACACCATCGCGCGATAGCCGAAGATCGGCTTGCGGGCGAAGGTCGGGATGATTTCCGAGATGATCCCGAATGCCGGCAGGATCATGATGTACACCTCGGGATGCCCGAAGAACCAGAAGATGTGCTGGTACAGCACCGGGTCGCCACCGCCGGCGGCATTGAAGAAGTTGGTGTGGAAGTACTTGTCGGTGAGCAGCATCGTCACCGCGCCCGCCAGCACCGGCATCACCGCGATCAGCAGGAAGGCGGTGATCAGCCAGCTCCACACGAACACCGGCATTTTCAGCAGGTCCATGCCCGGGGCGCGCATGTTGAGGATGGTGGCGATGATGTTGATCGCGCCCATGATCGAGCTGATACCCATCAGATGCACCGCGAACACCACGTAGGCGATGGATTCGCCCTGCAGCGACAGCGGCGGATACATCGTCCAGCCACCCGCGGGGCCACCACCCGGCATGAACAGGGTGCTCAGCAGCAGGGTGAAGGCGAACGGCATGATCCAGAACGACAGGTTGTTCATGCGCGGCAGCGCCATGTCCGGCGCGCCGACCATGAGAGGGATCATCCAGTTCGCCAGGCCCACGAAGGAGGGCATGATCGCGCCGAAGATCATCACCAGCGCGTGCATCGTCGTCATTTCATTGAAGAAATACGGCTGCACCAGCTGCATGCCCGGCTTGAACAGTTCCGCGCGGATCACCATCGCGAAGGCGCCGCCGATGAAGAACATCAGCAGGGCGAAAACCAGGTAAAGCGTGCCGATGTCCTTGTGGTTGGTGGACATCACCCAGCGCTGGAAGAACCCCTGGGGCGCTCCGTGGTGATCGTGGTGGTCGTGGGTGGCATCGTGCGCCATGGGCCTTGCACCTCTACCTGAAGACTTGAACGGACTAAGACGTCGGATGAATCAGCCCTGGGGGGCCGTGGCGGGAGTTGCCTGGGCGGTCTGTGCGGCCTTCTGCACCTTCGCCTCGTCTTCCTGGGTGGCCAGCCACTGTTCGAACTCAGCCTTCGGCACGGCCTTCACCACGATGGGCATGAAGCCGTGGTCCTGGCCGCAGAGTTCGGCGCACTGGCCGCGATACACGCCAGGCTCCTTGAGATTGGTCCATGCCGAGTTGGCGATACCCGGGATCGCGTCCATCTTCCAGCCCAGCGCCGGCACCCACCAGGAGTGGATGACGTCGCCGCCGACGATGATGAAGCGGATCTTGACGCCGACCGGCACCACGAGCGGCTTGTCGACATCGAGCAGGTAGGTCTTGTAACCGTCAACCTGGATCTTCTCCGGGTCGAGGTTGGACTTGAGCTGGCGGGTGCGGTCGGAGCTTTCTTCCAGCTTGGACATGAAGCCCACGCGGTCGACCGGCTTGCCCTTGTACTCGACGTAGTCGTAGCGCCACTTCCACTGGTATCCGGTGACCTTGACGGTCATTTCCGAACCGGTGGTGTCGGCGAAGCTGGTCAGGCCGCCGGTGGCGAGCTTGGCCAGGAAAATCAGGATGATGACGGGGATGACCGTCCAGACGATTTCGAGCTTCGTGCTGTGCGTCCACTTCTCGGCGACGGCGCCGCGCGACTTACGGAAGCGGAACATCGCCACGAACATGGCGCCAAAGACCACGATGCCGATGACGACGCAGACCCACAGCGCCACCATGTGCATGCCATAAGGGGACCACTCCGCGGCGCCCTTGGTCATGTTGAGCTGGTCGGGCTCGGGGTTGGCCATGGCCGCCCCACCCGCGAGGGCTGATACCGCGCCTGCCGTCCACGTCGAAACCAAACGTCCGATGCCGCCAGATGTCATGTTTGCACCTTTAATGAACCTACCTGCGCGACTGATCCATCACCTCGGACAGAAGCACCATGAGTTTCCTTGACACCTCGGCCCTTTCCTCTTCCCCAAGGAAGGCGCCGATTTCGAGCTCGTTGCCGTGCGATGTGATCAAGAGCCGCTGGCGACCTTCCCCCGGCGCCAGCCTGATGCGTACCCAATATGTCTGGAAATGGCGCACACGTCGACCGGGCAGCTGCCGAACCTCCAGCGTATCCAGGCCAATGGCAATGCGTTCACCCCTGTCGCCGGCCCGCCAGGCCGCGCCAAGCGCGAACCCCACGACGAACGCTTCGATCAGCGCAAACAGGGGGGCGAACACATTTCCCTGCCATGCGCCAAACGCCGCGGTCGCCAGGGCCATCGCCGCCAGCCCCATGATCAGTCGACGCAGGCCGCGCTTGTCCAGCGCGCGATTGGGCCGAAGCCACACCACGCGCGGATGACCCGCGACGGTCGGTCGAAGCACGAACATGGGAATCCGGCGTGCCTGGAACGTTGGGATGATAGGGCGGCCAACCGGATGCGGCAAGGTTAGGGGGCGCTTTTGCAGGGCAACACGCAAGAAGGCGCGCCCTGACCTACAATGGGCGGTCTCCCCCGCCCCCAAACCCTATCCGTGAACCCGTCCATCCTCAGTCCCGAACTCCCCACCGGTGCCGAGCCGGCGCGCGCGCGCATCACAGCCGCCTGGCTGCGCGACGAAACCGAGGCCGTCAACGACCTCCTGGCCCAGGCCACCCTGCCGCCGACCGAGCGTGAGCACGTCATCGACGTGGCCGCCGGCCTGGTGACGCGGGTTCGCGCCCGCGCCAAGGACCAGAGCGCCGTCGAGTCCTTCATGCGCCAGTACGACCTTTCCTCCGAGGAAGGCGTCCTGCTGATGTGCGTGGCCGAAGCCCTGCTGCGCATCCCCGACAAGGCCACGGCCGACAAGCTCATCCGCGACAAGCTGGGTGATGCGGACTGGAAGCGCCACCTGGGCCAGAGCGAGTCCGTGTTCGTCAACGCCTCCACCTGGGGCCTGATGCTCACCGGGCACCTGGTGAACCTGGCCGAAGACACCCGCCACGACTTCACCTCCGCCCTGCGCCGCCTCGTCGGCCGCGCGGGCGAGCCGGTGGTGCGCCTGGCCGTGCGCCAGGCCATGCGCATCATGGGCCACCAGTTCGTGATGGGCCGCACCATCAAGGAAGCCCTGGACCGTTCCGAGGAAAAGGAACACTCGGTCTACCGTTACTCGTACGACATGCTCGGCGAGTCGGCGCTGACCCAGGCCACGGCCGAGCGCTACCAGCAGGATTACCGCGACGCGATCAATGCGCTGGGTAGCCGCGGCCCGTTCAAGAGCAACGTGGAAGCGCCGTCCATCTCGGTGAAGCTGTCGGCGCTCCATCCGCGCTACGAGATTGGCAATCGCGCCCGTGCGCGCGCCGAGCTGGGCGCCAAGCTGCTCGAACTGTCGCAGCTCGCGTTCAAGAACGGCATCGCGCTCTCCGTGGATGCGGAAGAGACCGATCGCCTGGAGCTGTCGCTGGATATCATCGGCGACGTCTTCGCCCACCCGACGCTGGAAGGCTGGAACGGCCTCGGCATCGTCATCCAGGGCTACCAGAAGCGCGCCCCGTTCGTGATCGACTGGGTCGTGGAAAAGGCCCGCGCCACCGGCCGCCGCTGGTTCGTGCGCCTCGTGAAGGGTGCCTACTGGGACGCCGAGATCAAGCGCGCCCAGGAAAATGGCCTATCCGGCTACCCGGTGTACACGCGCAAGCCGAACACCGACGTCAGCTACCTGGCCTGCGCGCATCGGCTGTTCAACGCCGGCAGCGACCTGGTCTACCCGCAGTTCGCCACGCACAACGCGCACACCATCGCCGCGATCCACCATATCGCAAAGGGCCGTCCGTACGAGAACCAGCGCCTGCACGGCATGGGCGCGGACCTCTACGCGGAAGTGATCGGCAAGGACAAGCTCAACGTCCCCTGCCGCGTCTACGCCCCGGTGGGCACGCATGAAGACCTGCTGCCCTACCTTGTGCGCCGCCTGCTCGAGAACGGCGCGAACACGAGCTTCGTCAACCGCGTGGTCGACGAAAGCGTGCCGGTGCGCGACCTCGTCGCCGACCCGTGCGAAACCGTGCGCGCCTTCGCCTCGATCCCCCACCCCCGTATTCCCCTGCCGGTCAATCTCTACGGCGAACTCCGGAAGAACTCCATGGGCATGAACTTCGCAAACGACAACGAGCTCAACGAGCTGGCCGATGCCGTCAACCGTCACTCCGGCCCCTGGACGGCCGCCCCGCTGGTCGCCGGTGGCACCACCGGCGGCACGAAGCAGGAAGTGACCGATCCCTCCGACCGCCGCCGCATCATCGGCAGCGTCGAGAACGCCACCGAGGCGATGGTCGACAAGGCGCTGGCCGCCGGCGTCGCCGCGCAGCCGGGCTGGGACCGCCTGCCGGCCGCCAGCCGCGCCGCCATCCTCGAGCACGCCGCCGAGCAGCTCGAGCACAACCGCGCCGAGTTCATCGCCATGTGCGTGCGCGAAGCCGGCAAGAGCCTGCCGGACGCCATCGCGG is part of the Luteibacter pinisoli genome and harbors:
- the ctaD gene encoding cytochrome c oxidase subunit I; this encodes MAHDATHDHHDHHGAPQGFFQRWVMSTNHKDIGTLYLVFALLMFFIGGAFAMVIRAELFKPGMQLVQPYFFNEMTTMHALVMIFGAIMPSFVGLANWMIPLMVGAPDMALPRMNNLSFWIMPFAFTLLLSTLFMPGGGPAGGWTMYPPLSLQGESIAYVVFAVHLMGISSIMGAINIIATILNMRAPGMDLLKMPVFVWSWLITAFLLIAVMPVLAGAVTMLLTDKYFHTNFFNAAGGGDPVLYQHIFWFFGHPEVYIMILPAFGIISEIIPTFARKPIFGYRAMVFAIASIAFLSFIVWAHHMFAVGLPMGAEIFFMYATMLIAVPTGVKVFNWVSTMWGGSMTFETPMLFSIAFVILFTIGGFSGLMLALAPADFQYHDTYFVVAHFHYVLVTGAAFSIMAAAYYWLPKWSGNMYSETWGKIHFWSSVISVNVLFFPQHFLGLAGMPRRIPDYNVAFANFNMISSIGGFWFGASQLIFLGVIVHCVYFSKKKAADRSWEGAKGLEWTVPSPAPHHTFDVPPVIHDDELAHGHTDH
- a CDS encoding COX15/CtaA family protein produces the protein MSPRAVKTLRTLALLAALFAFGVVMFGAFVRLSNAGLSCPDWPTCYGKVTWPGHAQDIAQANQAFPDRPYETHKAWREQVHRFLAGSLGFMVLAIALIAAWRRKAAVAAVLVAAVFAAVGVVMYIRGEHVISSVLSALAIALPLFAAATLDRPGAWRVGVAALAVIIFQAMLGMWTVTLLVKPIVVTGHLLGGMATFALLAWAALRWWGVGATDGRYAALRVPVAIGIVVLVCQITLGGWTSSNYAALACGTDFPKCMGAWWPQTDFPEAFVLWRGIGVNYEGGVLDMAARSAIQLAHRIGAAVTFLYLAWLSHKLARAGLRKVGIAVAVVLVAQVLLGIGNVHLGLPLPMATAHNGVAALLLFTLLAALASTQRLPSETP
- a CDS encoding type II toxin-antitoxin system RelE/ParE family toxin, producing the protein MTFVETPLFTRRVRDLLDDDQYTRLQHHLTLHPDAGDLIEGTGGLRKVRVAMASRGKSGGARVIYYYFGQHARVGMLLIYAKNERDDLTSEQRATLRKIVEQWNQPP
- the putA gene encoding bifunctional proline dehydrogenase/L-glutamate gamma-semialdehyde dehydrogenase PutA, translating into MGGLPRPQTLSVNPSILSPELPTGAEPARARITAAWLRDETEAVNDLLAQATLPPTEREHVIDVAAGLVTRVRARAKDQSAVESFMRQYDLSSEEGVLLMCVAEALLRIPDKATADKLIRDKLGDADWKRHLGQSESVFVNASTWGLMLTGHLVNLAEDTRHDFTSALRRLVGRAGEPVVRLAVRQAMRIMGHQFVMGRTIKEALDRSEEKEHSVYRYSYDMLGESALTQATAERYQQDYRDAINALGSRGPFKSNVEAPSISVKLSALHPRYEIGNRARARAELGAKLLELSQLAFKNGIALSVDAEETDRLELSLDIIGDVFAHPTLEGWNGLGIVIQGYQKRAPFVIDWVVEKARATGRRWFVRLVKGAYWDAEIKRAQENGLSGYPVYTRKPNTDVSYLACAHRLFNAGSDLVYPQFATHNAHTIAAIHHIAKGRPYENQRLHGMGADLYAEVIGKDKLNVPCRVYAPVGTHEDLLPYLVRRLLENGANTSFVNRVVDESVPVRDLVADPCETVRAFASIPHPRIPLPVNLYGELRKNSMGMNFANDNELNELADAVNRHSGPWTAAPLVAGGTTGGTKQEVTDPSDRRRIIGSVENATEAMVDKALAAGVAAQPGWDRLPAASRAAILEHAAEQLEHNRAEFIAMCVREAGKSLPDAIAEIREAADFLRYYATMARRLFGQPEQLPGPTGESNQLFLNGRGVFVCISPWNFPLAIFLGQVAAALAAGNAVIAKPAEQTALIGYAAVKLLHAAGVPTDVLQFLPGDGATVGAALTRDKRVAGVAFTGSTDTAWAINRALAARNAPIAALIAETGGQNAMIADSSALPEQIVKDVINSAFQSAGQRCSAARILFVQEDIADKVIDMLAGAMAELKVGDPGLLSTDVGPVIDEDARQILVEHAARMDREAKKIGEVALPESTGNGTFFAPRAYEIPSLETLTREIFGPVLHVIRWKGADLAKVVQQINDTGFGLTLGIHSRIDDTIDYISSHAKVGNCYVNRNQIGAVVGVQPFGGEGLSGTGPKAGGPHYLLRFAGERTLTVNTTAAGGNASLLTIGE
- a CDS encoding cytochrome c oxidase subunit 3, which codes for MGHQQQDAYYVPSKSQWPIVAAVSMFVTVFGAAHWLNAEPGDSGFGKTVFWVGLVMILGMFFGWFRSVINESMAGSYNTQVDRSFRMGMMWFIFSEVMFFGAFFGALFYARIFSVPWLGGEGHGVLTHQFVWENYSAAWGASGGGGPDKIGGSFHTIAAWGLPLLNTLILLSSGVTITIAHHALKAGHRKALLIGLGATVLLGATFLFCQAHEYAEAYEHFNLTLGSGVYGATFFMLTGFHGMHVTLGTIMLAIIWVRCAKGHFTKDDHFGFEAVAWYWHFVDVVWLALFLFVYVL
- the cyoE gene encoding heme o synthase, whose product is MTKFKQYLELTKPRVVALLVFCAVIGMFLAVDSDGNRVLPTWQSGLFGTLGIWLASASAAAFNHLIDQRIDKLMARTSHRPLATGELTPMQVFVFAMSLGIVSMLVLVLLVNMLTAVLTFFSLIGYAVIYTAYLKRATPQNIVIGGLAGAAPPVLGWTAVTGSLHPYALQLLLIIFVWTPPHFWALAIFRVDDYSRAQVPMLPVTHGVTFTRWHILFYTVLLFLVTLLPFLTGMNGLIYLFGAVVLGIGFLWYAVRLFSSTDDFFPMKMFNYSIIYLMVLFAFLLADHWLVEPVIHLPVRFEPIV
- a CDS encoding SURF1 family protein codes for the protein MSLLRRPTWFAVALTVAGVLLFTRLGVWQLDRADEKDELLRRYAAASEAPVEDFASIASAPPADRYPRVALSGVYLPGHRYVLDDQTRAGQAGVHVYVPFLPKGDNHAVLVDQGFLPREAGSLPKLPPVPEAPATLLGLYVPPPGVGIRLGGDRLPEQKGPDKTLVYVDLGEVAADLHRSLYPRVLLLDTDPASIYAREWTPAVMPPARHRAYAFQWFTFALAAVVIFVLLHRNRRRRPRNENP
- the coxB gene encoding cytochrome c oxidase subunit II, which gives rise to MTSGGIGRLVSTWTAGAVSALAGGAAMANPEPDQLNMTKGAAEWSPYGMHMVALWVCVVIGIVVFGAMFVAMFRFRKSRGAVAEKWTHSTKLEIVWTVIPVIILIFLAKLATGGLTSFADTTGSEMTVKVTGYQWKWRYDYVEYKGKPVDRVGFMSKLEESSDRTRQLKSNLDPEKIQVDGYKTYLLDVDKPLVVPVGVKIRFIIVGGDVIHSWWVPALGWKMDAIPGIANSAWTNLKEPGVYRGQCAELCGQDHGFMPIVVKAVPKAEFEQWLATQEDEAKVQKAAQTAQATPATAPQG
- a CDS encoding DUF2244 domain-containing protein, translating into MFVLRPTVAGHPRVVWLRPNRALDKRGLRRLIMGLAAMALATAAFGAWQGNVFAPLFALIEAFVVGFALGAAWRAGDRGERIAIGLDTLEVRQLPGRRVRHFQTYWVRIRLAPGEGRQRLLITSHGNELEIGAFLGEEERAEVSRKLMVLLSEVMDQSRR
- a CDS encoding twin transmembrane helix small protein translates to MKRNGHVETIYKYALVVLLLVVLFNLGQALFFMMTDKGQSKRTVWALTRRIGLSLLLIAMVALGIFMGWLHPHDVGQF
- the nadS gene encoding NadS family protein, whose amino-acid sequence is MTTFFDELLESVQQMDEIHRGKRAPSREFQVDPTTIKAIRESTGLSQPNFAKVLDVDVGTLRNWEQGRREPTGPARALLRAIRNDPQNVMAALVG